In Candidatus Methylomirabilota bacterium, one DNA window encodes the following:
- a CDS encoding acyl-CoA dehydrogenase family protein: MDFAFTPEQEELSRALRAFARKELAPRSQRWDKSGEFPWDVWRHMGELGLFGLRVPAELGGQEADLVTTGIAIEEVARGDFSCTYGVQLACLGGEIIGRNGTDEVRKRWLPPIARGEAVLAIGLTEPSVGSDAANLTCRAVREGDEYVITGEKSGISLGIAAHAIMLFATTNPGARAQGVTAFLVPLDLPGVSRSALRDLGARAVGRAVLSFDHVRVPVSHRLGQEGTGFYQVMRGFDFNRALIALACLGSAQASLEETMAYVKERKAFGQAIAQFQGVSFPIAEAATLIEAARLLCYRALWLADRGERHTRESAMVKWWAPRLAVDTIHQCLLLHGHYGYTEELPFEQRLRDVIGLEIGDGTAEVMKLVVARELMGRESVL; encoded by the coding sequence ATGGACTTCGCGTTCACGCCAGAGCAGGAGGAGCTGAGCCGGGCCCTGCGTGCCTTCGCCCGCAAGGAGCTGGCCCCGCGTTCCCAGCGCTGGGACAAGAGCGGGGAGTTCCCGTGGGATGTCTGGCGGCACATGGGGGAGCTCGGCCTCTTCGGGCTCCGCGTGCCCGCGGAGCTCGGAGGCCAGGAGGCCGATCTGGTGACGACCGGCATCGCCATCGAAGAGGTCGCCCGGGGAGACTTCAGCTGCACCTACGGCGTGCAGCTCGCCTGTCTGGGGGGGGAGATCATCGGCCGCAACGGCACCGACGAGGTGCGCAAGCGCTGGCTGCCCCCGATCGCTCGCGGCGAGGCGGTGCTTGCCATCGGGCTGACCGAGCCGTCGGTCGGCTCGGACGCCGCCAACCTGACCTGCCGCGCGGTCCGCGAGGGGGACGAGTACGTCATCACGGGCGAGAAGTCCGGGATCAGCCTGGGCATCGCCGCCCACGCGATCATGCTGTTCGCGACCACGAATCCCGGGGCGCGGGCCCAGGGGGTGACCGCGTTCCTGGTCCCGCTGGACCTGCCCGGGGTGTCGCGCAGCGCGCTGCGCGACCTGGGCGCGCGGGCCGTGGGCCGGGCGGTGCTGTCGTTCGACCACGTCCGCGTGCCCGTGTCCCACCGTCTGGGCCAGGAGGGGACCGGCTTCTACCAGGTGATGCGGGGCTTCGACTTCAATCGCGCGCTCATCGCCCTGGCCTGCCTGGGCTCGGCGCAGGCGTCGCTCGAGGAGACGATGGCGTACGTCAAGGAGCGCAAGGCCTTCGGCCAGGCCATCGCCCAGTTCCAGGGAGTCTCGTTCCCCATCGCCGAGGCCGCGACGCTGATCGAGGCGGCGCGGCTGCTCTGCTACCGGGCCCTGTGGCTGGCCGACCGGGGCGAGCGCCACACGAGGGAGTCGGCGATGGTGAAGTGGTGGGCGCCCCGGCTGGCCGTGGACACCATCCATCAATGTCTGCTCCTGCACGGCCACTACGGCTACACCGAGGAACTGCCCTTCGAGCAGCGCCTGCGCGACGTCATCGGCCTGGAGATCGGCGACGGGACCGCCGAGGTGATGAAGCTCGTCGTGGCCCGCGAGCTCATGGGCCGCGAGAGCGTGCTCTGA
- a CDS encoding SDR family oxidoreductase, with protein sequence MDLNLADKTVIVTGGGSNIGRAIGLAFARERANVVIAEIDAGQGKKVVAEAEGLGARALLVPTDVTSWPSVQAMVRTAEERFGGVHVLVNNVGWTRDALFVEKTREEWDKEIQLNLWGMINCTRAVLDGMIARRAGAIVSLGSDAGRIGEFREGVYGACKAGVIALSKSIAREVGKHGIRLNVVCPGMTMPAPDEDVGELSMWAQAENRAWMTDDMRARIARAYPLRRVARPEDVTGAVLFLASDAAGFVTGQTLSVSGGYTMM encoded by the coding sequence ATGGATCTGAACCTCGCCGACAAGACCGTCATCGTCACCGGAGGCGGCTCCAACATCGGTCGCGCCATCGGCCTGGCCTTCGCCCGCGAGCGCGCCAACGTCGTGATCGCCGAGATCGACGCGGGCCAGGGCAAGAAAGTGGTGGCCGAGGCCGAGGGCCTCGGCGCCCGGGCGCTGCTGGTGCCCACCGACGTCACCAGCTGGCCGTCGGTGCAGGCGATGGTGCGGACGGCCGAGGAGCGGTTCGGCGGCGTGCACGTGCTCGTGAACAACGTGGGCTGGACCCGCGACGCCCTCTTCGTGGAGAAGACCCGCGAGGAGTGGGACAAGGAGATCCAGCTCAACCTGTGGGGGATGATCAATTGCACCCGCGCCGTGCTGGACGGCATGATCGCCCGGCGCGCCGGCGCCATCGTCAGTCTCGGCTCCGACGCCGGACGGATCGGGGAGTTCCGGGAAGGCGTGTACGGGGCCTGCAAGGCGGGCGTGATCGCCCTGTCCAAGTCGATCGCCCGCGAGGTGGGCAAGCACGGCATCCGGCTCAACGTCGTCTGCCCGGGCATGACGATGCCGGCGCCGGACGAGGACGTCGGCGAGCTCAGCATGTGGGCCCAGGCCGAGAACCGCGCGTGGATGACGGACGACATGCGGGCCCGGATCGCCAGGGCGTACCCGTTGCGGCGCGTGGCCCGTCCCGAGGACGTCACCGGCGCCGTCCTGTTCCTGGCCTCCGACGCCGCCGGGTTCGTCACCGGGCAGACGTTGAGCGTCAGTGGCGGTTACACGATGATGTAG
- a CDS encoding GNAT family N-acetyltransferase has protein sequence MPLKTYTLSERPALEDEFERLAAAAWPRFLRQGDQLGLGRYWPWLFEQGDFQLLVCDGADRVVAAGHTIPIDWDGTPDGLPESMVAVLRNARETRDTGRRPTALSALAAMVSPERRGQGLSSELIRAMAAVARQHRLSALVAPVRPTLKASYPLAPMERYVRWTRSDGAPLDPWIRVHWRLGAEIVRVVPRTLLIAGRVADWEAWTEMAFPDTGPYVVPGALQPVVIDRERDEGRYEDPNVWMQHPVI, from the coding sequence ATGCCGCTCAAGACGTACACGCTGAGCGAGCGTCCCGCGCTCGAGGACGAGTTCGAGCGCCTGGCCGCGGCCGCCTGGCCGCGCTTCCTGCGGCAAGGCGACCAGCTGGGACTCGGCCGGTACTGGCCCTGGCTCTTCGAGCAGGGGGACTTCCAGCTCCTCGTCTGCGACGGCGCCGATCGCGTGGTGGCGGCCGGCCATACCATCCCCATCGACTGGGACGGCACACCGGACGGACTGCCGGAGTCGATGGTGGCGGTGCTCCGCAACGCCCGAGAGACCCGCGACACGGGCCGCCGTCCCACGGCGCTCTCCGCGCTTGCCGCGATGGTGTCGCCCGAGCGCCGCGGCCAGGGGCTCAGCAGCGAGCTGATCAGGGCCATGGCGGCGGTGGCCCGCCAGCACCGGCTGTCGGCGCTCGTCGCCCCGGTGCGACCGACCCTCAAGGCCAGCTACCCGCTGGCGCCGATGGAGCGCTACGTGCGCTGGACGCGCAGCGACGGCGCGCCGCTGGATCCCTGGATCCGCGTGCACTGGCGGCTGGGGGCCGAGATCGTGCGCGTCGTCCCGCGCACGCTGCTGATCGCCGGTCGCGTGGCGGACTGGGAGGCGTGGACGGAGATGGCCTTCCCCGACACCGGGCCCTACGTGGTGCCGGGCGCCCTGCAGCCGGTCGTGATCGACCGCGAGCGGGACGAGGGACGCTACGAGGACCCCAACGTCTGGATGCAGCACCCCGTCATCTGA
- a CDS encoding PRC-barrel domain-containing protein, with product MKQLVTFAAVAAVLVLPPGALAQQQSEPAPQTQPQQQPPPPQPPVAERPAGQAGAQHGATIASDSLVGAQVRDQQGKEIGKVGKLLIDPTDGKVSSVVITRGGGLLTGSGQEMAVPWNAVRVQRGQDQELVVTMQQDMLEQAPAASPGGREQREKQDRQ from the coding sequence ATGAAGCAGCTCGTCACATTCGCCGCCGTGGCGGCGGTGCTCGTCCTGCCGCCGGGCGCGCTGGCTCAGCAGCAATCGGAACCGGCCCCGCAGACGCAGCCACAGCAGCAACCACCGCCGCCGCAGCCGCCGGTGGCGGAACGTCCGGCCGGCCAGGCCGGCGCGCAGCACGGCGCCACCATCGCGTCCGACTCCCTGGTGGGCGCGCAGGTGCGCGATCAGCAGGGCAAGGAGATCGGCAAAGTCGGCAAGCTGTTGATCGATCCGACGGACGGCAAGGTCAGCTCCGTCGTCATCACGCGGGGCGGCGGCCTTCTCACCGGCAGCGGTCAGGAGATGGCTGTGCCCTGGAACGCCGTGCGCGTGCAGCGCGGGCAGGACCAGGAGCTCGTCGTGACCATGCAGCAGGACATGCTCGAGCAGGCGCCGGCGGCCAGTCCGGGTGGCCGGGAGCAGCGCGAGAAGCAGGACCGCCAGTGA